In a single window of the Bufo bufo chromosome 5, aBufBuf1.1, whole genome shotgun sequence genome:
- the RNF138 gene encoding E3 ubiquitin-protein ligase RNF138 — protein MAEAQALTSVFSENHDPEDFSCSICRDIFQTPVRTQNCQHVFCRKCLLMAIKASGAHCPLCRGALCRWERSAPIRASDIEMKMRILSLDCTCCGKLVKLSYMRLHYKTCKGYQEEFGTAAKDSKLHSDLYNAKQFDALYKCPLCQQGNLNRKALLDHCNFMHYFDVAEAMCPICSALPCGDTNYSTGNIVGHLNARHQFNYDEFMNVHLDEEAQFQAAIEKSYQLFY, from the exons ATGGCAGAAGCACAAGCCTTAACCTCTGTGTTCTCAGAGAATCACGACCCAGAAGATTTCAGCTGTTCAATATGTCGGGACATATTTCAGACCCCAGTCAGAACTCAGAACTGTCAGCACGT CTTTTGCAGAAAATGCTTGTTAATGGCTATTAAAGCAAGTGGCGCCCATTGTCCTCTCTGCCGTGGGGCATTATGTAGATGGGAAAGATCAGCACCAATAAGAGCTTCGGACATAGAAATGAAAATGAGGATCCTCTCGCTAGATTGCACATGCTGTGGGAAACTG GTGAAGTTATCTTACATGCGACTCCACTACAAGACATGCAAAGGTTACCAGGAGGAGTTTGGAACTGCAGCCAAAGACTCGAAATTGCACAGTGACCTATATAATGCCAAACA GTTCGATGCACTGTACAAGTGCCCACTGTGCCAACAAGGAAACTTGAACAGAAAAGCCTTACTGGACCATTGCAACTTCATGCATTATTTTGACGTTGCAGAAGCG ATGTGCCCTATATGTTCTGCTTTGCCCTGTGGGGATACCAATTATTCAACTGGCAATATTGTAGGACACCTAAATGCCAGACACCAGTTTAATTATGACGAGTTCATG